The Desulfofundulus salinus genome includes the window TCTAGACCCATCATCCTCATCTGTTCGGCTAGGTACAGAGCTAGGGGTTCTTCATTTCCGGGAGGGTTTACGGTATTTATTTGTATAGATTTTACCAGAACATCGAGTATTTTTCCCTGGTCCATGTATTCACTAGCCGAAATGTGCGAAAACATTTTTATACCTCCATACTTTTTAGATTTAACATGTCAACAAAGCATGCCTTTGACAATTCCCTCAAGACGAGGAACCTTTTCAGATCTCTGAGATAAGGGATTCTTCTACGTTGCTCTGTTATCTCAGCCAGATCCACAGTGGCAACAATTGCCTCATCATCGTTTTTAGCCTCCATTAAAACCTTACCCTGTGGGTTCACTATCCGAGAGTGACCGGCAAACTGGGTATCCTTTTCCTGACCAGATCTATTGGCGGCAATTAAAAACAACCCGTTTTCCAGCGCTCTGGAACGGGTAGCAAGATCCCACGCATACAACCTGGGTAATCCAAAGGCCGACGGATAAAGGAGCATATCTGCCCCCTTTAAAGTAAGGATGCGAGCACTTTCGGGGAACCCTACCTCATAACATATCTGTATTCCGACCCTACCAAAGGGAGTAGGAAAAACCGGGTATTCCTCGCCACAGGCCCACCGCAGTTGCTCCCTATCCCAGAGGTGAACTTTGCGATAAGTGCCGATTAGCCCCTCGGGGCCAATTAAAAAAGCCGTATTATAAACTACTCCCCTCTTTACACCCACTTCCATGATGGTACCAGCCAAGAAAACCTTCTTTTCCCGAGCATACTTTCCTAATTGTTCTACAGCGTAACCCGGTATGGTCTCGGCAAGGGCAAGATCTTCTTCTTCAACACGGTAACCTGTTAAAAAAAGCTCAGGCAAAATAATAAGCTCTGCCCCCTTGCTCCGGGCATCATCAATCAAAGTTAATGCTTTTTGCAGGTTCTTTTCTTTATTTCCCGGGAAACATTTCATTTGTACCGCTGCTACCGTTATCGGATTGGTGCTCAAATTCTCATCCCCCTCTTTACCTATTAAAGTATTCGCCTTAACGAACCAGTTCATTAGCCTGCTTTTTTAAAACTACTGTCAAATTGCTCAGTTCATTAACTGCAGCACTTATCTCTTGAGTTGAGGCAGCCTGCTGTTGAGCCGCCGCCGATATTTGTTCAATCGCGTGCGTCAAATCCAGAATAGAGCGTTGTATTTCCTGCAGTGCTTGCATAACTTCTTTTGCCGAACGCTGTGTATTTTGAGAAAGGTTACGTATTTCCCCTGCTACTACATTAAAGCCACGTCCTGCATCACCTACCCGAGCTGCTTCAATAGCCGCGTTTAAACCCAGCATGTGAGTCTCCTCGGCAATATCCCGTATTAGGTTCACTATGCTATCTGTTTTTCTGACTTCATCCTTGAGAGCTTGAGCAGTACTATTCAAGTTTTCCGTAGTGGCCGCCAACTCCTCTGTAGTAGCGGAAAGATTAGTTATAGCCGTTGCAATAGTGTTAACCTGGTCTTCCATCTTCTCCGCCGCTGCCATCAGATCTTCCTGGCGGTCAATGGGAGAGGTTATGGCCAGCGCACCAACTACTTTACCCGTAGCGGGGTCAGTTATAGGATATGCTATGCCAATATACGGAATACCGTAAACTTCTTTTCCCACACGCATGACAACCCTTTGCCTTTTTTTCAAAGCCAGAGCTGTTGCACTCCCCTCTCCAAAGGCATCTCCCGCCTTTAAAGGAAGGCGAACGCTACCGTGGTTACAGTATATGCACTGTTCCAGGTTCGAAACATATAAACCAACTTCCTCGCCCAAAAGCCCCTTGATAAAGGGTGCCAGCTCCAGCGCATAGGAAAGGAGGTCACGTGATGGTAATGATAGCGAGCCTTCATTTTTTTCTTCAACGGAAACATGTGAAAAATTCTCTTCTATTAAACGTTCTGCTTCTTGTGTTTTAGGTGCCTGTTTATAGAAAAATGAGAAAAACATAAATGGAAGCACCCTCCCTCTGAAAAAATAAAAGCACGGCCGCCGGAGATGGTTAACCTTTGCTTCCCGCGGCGGATAGTACCATTCTTCTTTGTATAACGCTAGTTGGAAAAATGAAACAGGCTGGAAGAAAGTCAAGACTATTTTGTTGTTAAGCCATCAAACTTTTCTACTGCAGCACGGAAGAAATCAGGCACCGGTTCTGCAGTTCGTGCTGTGGGATTATAGTTTACATAAACTGTTTGCCCTTTAAGCACTAAAACACCTGAATCTTTCTTATAGATCTCAAAGTCCACAGTATAACTTTTATTACCAATATTAGAAACACGAACCCCTATTTCCAGAACTTCATCAAAAAAGGCGGGTGCCTTGAATTCGAGGCATGTTTTTACCAAGGCCATATCCATTTTACCTTCCTGGGCCATTTGCTTGTAATCAAAACCAAGGTAGCGAAAATATTCCGTAATAGCCACGTCCAAATAAGTCAAGTAGTGGGCGTTAAAAACAATCCCCTGTGCGTCAACTTCGGAATAGCGAACCCGGAGTTGATGGAAAAAGCGAAAGTCAGAACGCATAAATTTTGGTTCCTCCCGGAATGCCTCGCGCGCGTTTTTGGGGGGCCATTTGGTAGGAGCGGCGGTCTCCAAATTTGGGTGCAGAATCAGCCGCTTCTCGGAAGAGGCCGTAGAAGGCCGAAGCGTACTTTAACTGTGTAAGACATGATAGCGACATCTTGAAATTATGCAAACTATAATCCTGCAACACGCTCCGCAGAAACAGTACCCGATTTCTTCAGAACTGCCGTGGAAAGTTTCGAAAACCTGCCTCAGTAATCACGTCAAACACCTCCCATTAAAAGGGATCCGCTCCCTATTTGGAGGGCGGATCCCTTTTTACTTCTAAAAGTAGTTGAACCTCAAACACCTCTAAATTGAGGTGACCGCTTCTCCAGGAAAGCTCTGGCCCCTTCTTTCTGGTCCTCCGTTGCACAAAGGCTACCAAAGAATTCTGCCTCTGCTTCCAGCCCTTTGTCCAGCGGCAAATCCAAACCACGGTTGATGGCCTCCTTGGCCGCCCGTACAGCCAGCGGGGCTTTACCGTCAATGACGGCCGCCACCCTTAAAGCCTCTTCCAGGGCCCTTCCCTCAGGCACCACCCGATCCACCAGCCCGATACGCAGCGCCTCTTCCGCTAAGAGCGTTTCACCGGTAAAGATCAGTTCCTTGGCTTTACCCGGGCCCACCAGGCGCGCCAGGCGCTGGGTACCACCATAGCCGGGGATCAGTCCCAAATTCACTTCGGGCTGTCCCAGACGGGCATTGGCTGCCGCTATCCGGATATCACAAACCATAGCCAACTCCAGCCCGCCGCCCAGGGCATAGCCGTTAACGGCCGCAATTACCGGACAGGGGAGGAAAGCCAGTTCCTCGAAAATAACCTGCCCCTCCCTGGCCAGCTCCCGACCACTGACGGGATCAAGTTCTAGAAAACGGGTGATGTCCGCTCCGGCCACGAAAGATTTTGGCCCATTACCGGTAACGACCACCGCCCGGACGTCACCTGCTTCTATTTGCTGCCGCAGCCTTTGAATTGCTTCCCTAAGTTCTTTTAATAACGCTGCGCTCAGGGCATTCACTGGCGGGTTATCTAACCGGATAATTGCCGTTCGTCCTGCATATTCAAGGTGAACAGGCACGATTTATCACCTCACAAGTCTTAAGTGCAAGCAGGGGTAACCTTTCCCATAAACCGCCCCGGAAGTTTAATACGTATAAAAGCCCTTACCGGTCTTCCGTCCCAGGTACCCGGCGCGGACGAGCTTTCTCAGTAGAGGACAGGGACGGTACTTGGCATCGCTGAATTCGGCGTACAGAGTTTCCATCACTGCCAGGCATACATCGATGCCGATCATGTCCGCCAGGGCCAGGGGACCTATGGGGTGGTTGGCACCCAACTTCATGGCCGTGTCGATATCTTCGGCACTGGCCACACCTTCCATAAGGATGTACGCGGCTTCATTGATCATGGGTACCAGCATGCGGTTCACAATGAAACCGGGCGCCTCATTAACGGCCACGGCGGTTTTGCCCAGTTTTTCCACCATAACCTTGATGGTGGCAAAGGTTTCCTCGCTGGTAGCGGACCCCTTGACAACCTCCACCAGTTGCATGACCGGTGCCGGGTTAAAGAAGTGCATACCGATGACCTTTTCCGGCCGGGAAGTAGCAGCGGCCAGAGCACTAATACTTAAAGCCGAGGTGTTGCTGGCCAGAATGGCCTCTTTCCTTATGGTACGGTCCAGTTCCCGGAACACGTTTATTTTTAATTCCAGGTTTTCAATAACCGCTTCTATAACCAGATCAACATCAGCCCCGTCAGCCATATTGGTGGTAGTTTTTATTCGTCCCAGAATAGCTTCTTTATCCGCGGCCGCCATCTTCCCCTTTTCCACCTGACGGGCCAGGTTTTTCTCAATTAGAGACAGGCCCTTTTGTACAAAACGATCCTCCACATCGCACAACACAACGGGAAACCCGGCCTGGGCCACCACCTGGGCTATACCCGACCCCATGGTGCCGGCTCCCAGAACCAATACCTTCTCCATGGTAGTTTTTCCCCCCTCTTTTGTTTCTCCCTTCAGGCAAGCATTTCGACGACCGTGGCCATGGCCGGGCCGCCACCCACGCACAGGGAAGCCACCCCGTAGCGTGCGCCCCGGCGGCGTAGTTCGGACAGAAGGGTGACGATAATCCGGACCCCGGTGCACCCCACCGGATGACCCAAAGCAATACCGGAACCGTTGGCATTTACACGCTCCATGTCCAGCTTCAATTCCCGGTTTACGGCCAGGAATTGAGCGGCAAAGGCCTCGTTGATCTCAAAGTAGTCGATGTCTTCCAGTTGCAGCCCCGCATACTTCAATGCCCTGGGAATGGCATAGGCCGGCCCGATGCCCATGATCTCGGGAGCCACACCAAAAGAAGCGGTAGCAATAATTTTTGCCAGGGGTTTTACGCCCAGCTCCCGGGCTTTTGATTCAGCCATCAGGATAAGTGCTGCCGCAGCGTCATTGATCCCGCTGGCATTACCGGCCGTTACGGTTCCCCCCTCTTTGAATACAGGTCGGAGTTTTGAAAGAGCATCCAGGGAAGTGTCTGGCCGGGGATGTTCGTCGGTGTCTATCACCACAGTTCCCTTCCTGGTCTTGACCTCTACGGGGACGATTTCCTTTTTAAATTTTCCTTCCCGGATGGCGGCTACGGCGCGCTGGTGGCTTAACAGGGCCAGTTC containing:
- a CDS encoding carbon-nitrogen hydrolase family protein → MNWFVKANTLIGKEGDENLSTNPITVAAVQMKCFPGNKEKNLQKALTLIDDARSKGAELIILPELFLTGYRVEEEDLALAETIPGYAVEQLGKYAREKKVFLAGTIMEVGVKRGVVYNTAFLIGPEGLIGTYRKVHLWDREQLRWACGEEYPVFPTPFGRVGIQICYEVGFPESARILTLKGADMLLYPSAFGLPRLYAWDLATRSRALENGLFLIAANRSGQEKDTQFAGHSRIVNPQGKVLMEAKNDDEAIVATVDLAEITEQRRRIPYLRDLKRFLVLRELSKACFVDMLNLKSMEV
- a CDS encoding methyl-accepting chemotaxis protein, which gives rise to MFFSFFYKQAPKTQEAERLIEENFSHVSVEEKNEGSLSLPSRDLLSYALELAPFIKGLLGEEVGLYVSNLEQCIYCNHGSVRLPLKAGDAFGEGSATALALKKRQRVVMRVGKEVYGIPYIGIAYPITDPATGKVVGALAITSPIDRQEDLMAAAEKMEDQVNTIATAITNLSATTEELAATTENLNSTAQALKDEVRKTDSIVNLIRDIAEETHMLGLNAAIEAARVGDAGRGFNVVAGEIRNLSQNTQRSAKEVMQALQEIQRSILDLTHAIEQISAAAQQQAASTQEISAAVNELSNLTVVLKKQANELVR
- a CDS encoding acyl-CoA thioesterase: MRSDFRFFHQLRVRYSEVDAQGIVFNAHYLTYLDVAITEYFRYLGFDYKQMAQEGKMDMALVKTCLEFKAPAFFDEVLEIGVRVSNIGNKSYTVDFEIYKKDSGVLVLKGQTVYVNYNPTARTAEPVPDFFRAAVEKFDGLTTK
- a CDS encoding enoyl-CoA hydratase/isomerase family protein, with product MPVHLEYAGRTAIIRLDNPPVNALSAALLKELREAIQRLRQQIEAGDVRAVVVTGNGPKSFVAGADITRFLELDPVSGRELAREGQVIFEELAFLPCPVIAAVNGYALGGGLELAMVCDIRIAAANARLGQPEVNLGLIPGYGGTQRLARLVGPGKAKELIFTGETLLAEEALRIGLVDRVVPEGRALEEALRVAAVIDGKAPLAVRAAKEAINRGLDLPLDKGLEAEAEFFGSLCATEDQKEGARAFLEKRSPQFRGV
- a CDS encoding 3-hydroxybutyryl-CoA dehydrogenase, which produces MEKVLVLGAGTMGSGIAQVVAQAGFPVVLCDVEDRFVQKGLSLIEKNLARQVEKGKMAAADKEAILGRIKTTTNMADGADVDLVIEAVIENLELKINVFRELDRTIRKEAILASNTSALSISALAAATSRPEKVIGMHFFNPAPVMQLVEVVKGSATSEETFATIKVMVEKLGKTAVAVNEAPGFIVNRMLVPMINEAAYILMEGVASAEDIDTAMKLGANHPIGPLALADMIGIDVCLAVMETLYAEFSDAKYRPCPLLRKLVRAGYLGRKTGKGFYTY
- a CDS encoding thiolase family protein; the protein is MESVVIVGAARTPIGDFLGSLKDVSAVDLGVIAARAAMERAGVSPEQVEDVVGGMVYKEGVKGNPARQVQLKCGIPVEAAAVTVEQQCASGMRAVEVAAQQIMLGKSSISLVVGMESMSQVPYLLMGVRTGYRMGPGRVEDALLYDALHDAFHGYHMGVTAENLAERYGITRQEQDELALLSHQRAVAAIREGKFKKEIVPVEVKTRKGTVVIDTDEHPRPDTSLDALSKLRPVFKEGGTVTAGNASGINDAAAALILMAESKARELGVKPLAKIIATASFGVAPEIMGIGPAYAIPRALKYAGLQLEDIDYFEINEAFAAQFLAVNRELKLDMERVNANGSGIALGHPVGCTGVRIIVTLLSELRRRGARYGVASLCVGGGPAMATVVEMLA